actATGTGGCGTAAATTTCGTGAAAAATCTTTCAAAGAGAACGTTGTCCCCCTTAAAAGTCAACATAGAGACGACACAACCAGGAGCACAGGTCCAGGCGAATTGCGGGCAAAAACGGTGTACGATACGTTGATAACGCCACGGAGCGTTCATACCTTTCTCCTGTTTTCGTCTCTTCCGTTTATTGCATATCTTCACCGCGCATATGCTGAGGATGATGGCGACAAGGAAGAAGAGGATGCCGCCCACGACGCCTGCGGTGATCGCTTTGTGCTTAACACGAGCCGGCACGGCAAACTTCACCTGGTCGCTCGCGCCGTAATTTGTGGCTGAGTTGGCGAACACTTGGAAATAGTAGGTCCTACCACCGACCAGGTTCTTCACTGTGGGCGTTCACGTTAAACGGGAAATTGCATGAAAGCCGTACTCTCGAAAGTCGGTTCGATAAGTAATATTGATTCATAAGTGTTTTGGAAATTACTCGTACTCGGTGCTGAACGCCTGTCCGATGCTCGTGAGAAACTTTATGCATAATAATCGCTGCGATcaacaagagagagaaagataaagaaaggCAATAGTATCTCACCTAAATAACTGGTCTCCTCGGGTCGTATTTGGCCCTTGTTGAGCGTTTTCCAAGGTCCGTCCGTCTTGTACTTGATAGTATAGTATTGGATAAGATGGGCTTTCTCCACAGGAGGTTGCCAGGTTATCAGAAAACCGTTGCTGATTTCCGTCACCGTGAGGTTCCGGGGAGTGCCTGGCTTTGGTCCTGGCGGTTTAAATTACGACGATCAGATCGATCAGAAATAAtgacattatttgaaataagttaatttaataaaatcatataagaTAATATCGCGCACtcttataactttataatcttATGTCGTTTGGTACGTTTTACATTACTAACGATCGACAAATAGCTCCTCTCTCTAGTAATAAAGTAGAGaaggatttaaaatttttcatgtgtcGTATATGTgtgaaatgaaaagaaaaaaaaacacggaCGCGGGCGTAGGGGAAATCTCTTTGGCGTCagcaaataaatgtttctgTCGTAATTCCGAAATAATTCCGGTGATGCACCGAATTGCAACGCCAGCggaaagcttttttttttttatagaaacgtTAACGCCGTTCCGACCGCAGCGACATTTTCGCATCTATCAAATCCATCGGTATTCGCACCATCGAGTTGTATGtctgactttttttttcatcgtcgCGTATATCTGGGTCGAACTGCGATATGTCGcttatacaaaaatgtaaaaagaaaaaaaatttctttgcatTGGCTGATATGAGCAAATGCGCCAGTATAAACACGATGGATCAACTACGTTCGTTTTCAGACAcggattatttgaaatatgaatatttcattattttcatatacacAACATAATATGACGGTAAATGTCCCGATAAATTAAGTTAGACACACTACGAGATTGTGTGAAATACAGCAGGGTTGATGCTTGCATGTTATCTCTTTCGCATAACGTAATAATgtttagtataatatatagaataaaaaaagaaagaataaattatatatataggatAAATCAGCACATATAGTACTCTAGTCTTCATTGAATATGAAGTCATTAGACCGGATCGAAATGACTATTGCCGTAACTTGTTAATTGGATTAATCGAGTGTGAGAGCAGCTTCTTTCATCACGTCTTACACATATGATGTTACGACCTAATTATTTCTGGCGTATACGCGTTAACCTTATTAAGTCCgagtaatataatttctttcacaGCAATAGTATGATTTCATACCGTGAATTACTAcatgtaattgtaaaaaaaaaagatacactAAAGTGCGGGAGCAAAGAAACAGCTCGTGCTACACGAATACATAATTTGCACGCGGAGAAGTgtgaactttattttattttgcttttgttttccCGTTTTTTGTTTATGCTCCGTCATATTCTGATCCAATCTACCCCACGGATTTATACCAGCCAAGCAAATATCTCGTTCCATTCTGCCGTTCCTCTCCTATCAATTTAATGGACATTGTTCTGGAAAATATCGCGGCGAAATTTACGAAATTGATGAAAATTGCCTCGTTGTTTCTGCAAACCGCGATCGGTAAATGTAAAATCTGTTTTACAAATGTTTGCTTATGTTGATTACGTAaacgataaattttcttaGTTATCGAATGATAGAGAACCGCAGAACAGCGGTTTTACGTTCGTTTAAAATACTGGCGAGTTTATTGAAGTCCGCGGATTTTTCGTATACATTGGCAGTTTGGCGCAATTCTTAGCGCCATTCAAATTGATGTAAAGTCGACAAGATTGAACCAAATTtccgagataaaaaaaaacgcttgAAATTCTTTCGTGGGACATAGCACGTGAACTGACTTTCGTTCATACTGTGCGTATCGAATAGGGAGGAATGACAGCcttattttcgtaaaaaataaaccgTCTTTGTTATGTGCGAAATAAATGCGCCCGGTTGTAGCGTTTAGACAGTTTTAGTAACAACAAACCATTTCGTGATGGTTTTTCATCACGTAGCTATACAAATGTGTATGAAATCGATGTGAAAAAGTGGAAATAACTGGCAAATGGGCACGGTTTGGCcacaaaattgcaaaattagcgACTTGTATTGTTTCGAATATTTgctttgtatataaaatgtatgttattttctttctctccttccacCTCCTGCAAACTGTCCATTACGAGCGCTTTCTCTCGCCTCCACCGAGCGAGATGCgaggattttatattttattagttttgcACAAATAATAGTTGTTATTTCTGTGGAGAACTGGACGTAGTCGGggattacatatataaaaattttgttaaaaaatacagacAATGCGTCACGAATGAATACTAAAGCCGCTGCgcgaaaatacaatttttataatataaagttttcaCTTCAATGTAATtacgtataaaaattgttgGACATTGGAATTGTATTgctattctctcttttttttaattcacgtCACTATTCTACCCCACGATCCAAATATGATTGAAACTCGACTCGCGGGAGAAAGGCAACTAAAACTTTCTTAGGTTTATTCAGCTCCAAAGCGGAGTAGATTGTTTGGAACCGTCTGCTACGTGCAAAATGTATGATGTTATTTCCTGCTCTCCCTCCTGGAATGCCTTCCATCTAGCTCTCTCTGGTACGCCGCGACTAAGAggatttcatttttattttccttctGTATCTTCCTCGCGGTACGCCGAACTGTATGCGACCGTGGGTGTGCGCGAACACGCGTTTCATTCTTATTGCCCTTTCGGACTGCTTTTGACACTTATTTTCGTGTCCACTATAGCATGTAATAGCGGTTAATCTCCTTCGGGCGAGAGAGGTTTTTTAAGGggaaaaaaatggatttttgtGCTTTCGCGACGCGAAAAGTTCTTGCCAAAGAAtctgcgagagagaaagagatgggGATGGTCGATTTGGTGTCATTGTTGTACGCATCGACTGTAAATAACGCGTCGAGTATGGGCGTCGGAAAGCGGACGTGAAAGCAGCGACGAATACTTTcgaacattttaataatgtaatagtCTGATAATGTCGCATGGCTATCAAACACAGAATATTAAGAATCATTTTTACGAATTAAAgataacgtaaaaaaaaaaagaaaatatatacctTTCGGTCGTACAATTGGCGGAAACACGGGATTTCCTGTGGAATCAGTCGGTAATACGAGATTATTGTAATCAAGGATGTCTGAAAtgaaagaaacagaaaaaaaactgaaaaaataataaagtaaaaaccaaaaggaaataaaataaaattatttaaaaataacttaatattcaTATCCTGGAAACTTTTCATTATAAAGCTGTAAAATAAACTGGGGTTTATTTCCAGATTCCTGTGAACGAAATCCAAGCGGACTCGTGAAATTCTctactaattatattaagtttcATCAGTGTCAATTAATTCcgatctaaatattttttttgtatcactacataaaataatatataggattattaaaaatttcatttctgTGTCACGTGAGATATTGTTCAATTATGctacgaaaattaaaaatttaattaaaaaatttaatttttctttcacaaaTATGTCAAAGTAATCAACAAACTGATATGCACCTTTATAGACTAGTagagaacaaaattttttaattcattaattctttaatttattctcgACTTTAGATagaattgtaacataaaactCGAGGATAAATTGTAgcaaaatatgtacaaattcaTCGAAAAAGAACGACTTTCGAAAGTTGGAATATTCCTGTAAAACAAAGTGAGTTTTGGTACGCTTTGTGTGTAGTGAATAGTAGTAGAGgtatagagaaagaaaatttagttaaCCGTGGTTAACCGGCGTTGTTGAAGCCAGCCCTTTGTCGGCGCGGGTTAACGAGCGAAACCGATGATGATGCGGGTTTGTGCGTGGAATAAAAGCGTAAGAAGCGAAAAAGCGCTACAACGAGAAAAAGGGGGAATCAACAACAGGGGAAAGGAATCAGATAGGCGAAAGAAACGCTTGAAAGGTAACCAGATAGAAATCCCTAGACGCCGGTATCGGGGATGCTCGAGGTACGGTGTGTACAAATGGAAAGCAATGAACCGGTGGATTCGAGGGAAGGAAATAAAAGCGGAAGCAGAATGAACGGCTCGATGGGTTTTCCGATACGATAAGTCGCCGCGGAAGTCTCCGTTCCTTTCCTCCGTCCCTTTTTCTCGGTTTTCTCCGCTCTTCATTCTGCATCCGCATTCGCTATCCCCCTGTTACCCGCCCCCTTCCTTATCTTGTCGCCTTCTTCTCGCCCTTTttgttccttttcttttctttttttccgccTACGGTTTTAGCCGAAGAAGTCGCGCAACTTTTCGACTCCCCGATCAATATCTCGATGAGAGGATAAGAGCAGAGCGAGACGAGAACGACACCCCTCACGCATGAATTTCTCTTCGACAGTCATCGAGATGCCATTCTCAGCTTACGAAGTGAGTCGCACGACTCGTAGATATTCCGAAATGTTCCGGCAACCGATCGCGTTTCGCTAGCAGCTTGCAGATTTAAACTAGCAGTAAAAATCGTCAAGAGTTTAACATCTTGAAGGAATTACATCGCACCGTTGCTCTCGatgtatttcgcgcatttaaaTTTACGACGGTATAAACGATTTATAGATGGCTCACATAAAATGCATCGCTTTCTCatgaaatgttttcttttgcgaatttcatcattttaatgtttcactgtcattataattgtttcattTTACACGGTGTTCGCGATATAAGcgctaattttatttgaatcttaCCACTTTGATCCGAAGAGGCGGGTTGATCAGGCGCGGAAGGAGTCGCCGACTGGGTCAGAGCAACGTCTTGGAGAAACGCAGCGATAGGTGCGAATAGTCAGAAAGAAAATTGTACACAGATGGCAAAAATTAGTTTGTTAGTCGGCGAATAGATTATAATGAATTGTTAGTTACTACTGATTAGATTAGCATGTTAATAGATATTCATAGCTAGCATTTTGAATAGATAGATGATTAATAGctacacattttatttcaagatatCATTGAGTTTTGCCCATTAAActtgtaacttttatttattaaatttatcaaatacttCAAGAGGACATAATTTGatgtgtatttaataataatatatttcacgCAATTTTCATTACCGAGCGTCCTGACTGTGATGACTTTGCTCAGCATTCCCTCGCCCAGGGCGTTTTTCCCGATTACTTGAAATTCGTAGAGAGTGCTAGGCGTGAGATTGTTGATCGTCACCGTTGTGCTGCCCGATGGAGTCACGGGGATTGTCTTCCATTCCGAAGTTCCAGATTCCCTATACCTGTGAGCAaaagtaataacaaaaaacaaataaaatgtttaaagagaaTTTCTAAAACAGAGTTAAAAAaggataaagataaaagacaGATGAAACATTAAAGATTATTGAGAATTTCTGaagtaaactaaaaaaattgtatcaattCGCTTATAAATGATATCGATGGCTATAACCTATGCCATACAAGTGAAATTGCTTTTACGATATTGGAAATTGTCGTGCCTCGTTATTCGAGCGAAGCAATTATTGCTCGCGTCGATAGAAGGAACCTTAAACGATAATATCTATCAGCTTATCCCGTATACCCACCAGATAGTATAATCTTGCTTGTAATCAGGACCACCGGAATAGCCTGGTAACCAAATTAGCGTTACCGCGAATTGCGTGGCAGTGCCTGACACGTTGTAAGGTGCATGGGGTTGCGTACCCTCGACAATCAATTGCGTCGAGGATGAAATTGTGGCGACTTCGTTAGAGGCGACGCATTGATAAAACCCGAAATCCGCACGTCGAAGGCTCTCTATGGTTAGATTGCCACCGACGGTCTTCGCACGACTGCGTTGAATAGGTCCGCCATCCCTCTGAAAGAATTTTAGAAACGTTTAACGAAACTACAATGACACGTAGCTCTATTAACAAGGGAATTGCTGGCGATTacgtattgttatttaaatatgctaGGTGTATatctttggaaaaaaaataaaaaataaaataatcaatttatttatgtatcgcAACAggtatgaaaattttgaaaaaatgcacattgttataaattgataaaaaaaaaccaattattttgatttttttaaatataatattgatagaaTGCCGATAGAATTCACCATTAGCGTTGTTACTCAAACCAAACAATAActcaaaaaaagtatatttaaaaatgatgaaaaataaaataatgaaagagagaatttCTGTTAATGGATTTTTTTCTGACTGAATTTATACCCGATGCCATTGTATCGTTGGTTTCTGCGTTCCGTCGGCCTCTTGAGCGTCGCAGTGCATCTCGACCGTCTCGCCGACCTTCTTCGTGTACACTGGTTCCGGCTCGAGGGTGAAGACAGGCGGGTTTCGCACGAGGACCTCCATCGGACCCGAACTGCCCTGCGTGCCCTGGGCGTTATAAGGCGTGCAGGTATATCTGCCTTGGTGATTTTCATTGACCCGTGTAAAGAGCAGGGAGCCGTTGTTCATGATAACAATGTCCTTCGTCTGATAAGGCTCGAGTAGGCGTTTATCCTTGGTCCAGGTCACGTATTGCAGGGGCGGGTTGGCTTTTATGTAACACTGGACCACACCGGCCAGACGGAATGGCAGGTACTGGACAGTGGGAGTAAACGTGACCTTTGCCGGGTCTGAAACGCGTAAAATCCATACGAAAGACATTAATCCTTTGGACATTAATCAGACCGATTTCTGTATTTAGAGTTTAGCTTAgtctttcatttaaaatataccaCTCAATTCTTAACATTTAGACATTTAGATCTTTcggaattttaattctttgttttaatttaactggCTAAAGTTTAACACTTGAGCTAGTCTTACACTCGACGTTCAGATAGGCGCTAGCAGTCTGAGGATCACCGATGCCATTAGTAACCTCGCACAGATATTGACCGGAGTCATCGGCGCTGACGGGGTTGATAACCAGGCTACCGTCCATCTTGATGGACACTCTGGTATCCAGGGCCGAGACCTCCGTGACGGGGGCACCTTCGCGAAACCAACGCACCGTCACGTTACCCGGAAGTGCCTTCGCCTCGCAGGAGAATTGCACCTTTTCACCTTCCAGCTTCGTTTGATTCGTCGGCGGCACCATAATAACGGCTCCACCTGTGAATCAGTCAAATCACGGTTCTTGTTACATGGCTTCAACTACGGAGAGAACGCCAAAGAGGCGAGATATCGATTACGGTCACCAAAACCAAACGCAACCGATGTATTCCCATAATAGTAGCTATCGTATCCAGGATCTGCGGTGGCGATTGACCGCTGATATTGGTTGTCTCGCTGTCAAAGATATCTCGGAAGAGACGACACCATACGGTGCATCTGACTCGCCGTCAGGCAGGGACAGGGAGAGAAACAGAACGCTATTGCGTCTCCATCGATTCTCGAtaatctctctatctctctctcacacacacacacacacacgcgcgcgtgcgcacgcacacacatacttGTCAGTGAAAAAGCCGCGACGAATGGATAGGCGAAGAGGGTACAAGCGTCAGATGAGCGCGTGTAGCCACACGAATTTGCCTTTCGCCTTCGTGATTTCTGCGCCTCCTCGAGAGTCTGCGAGAGAGGAAGGCGTTCAACAGGATGCATTATATCTTCATCGATATCCAACGTCGTCCACGCCCACAGCCCGTCTCGCGCTTCGTATTCACGCCCGAAGAATTTCAAAACTTGCGGCTTCGCCTCAGAAGCGAATATTTCGCCGTATTATAGCGAAAGATCGATTCTCACCGTACAAAGGACCGAACTCCACCTTCGCGCGATTTCGCGGCATTTTCCGCAATCCGATCTATTGTCGTTCGTCGGGAGCCTTCATCTTCGCGTTGCAGACAACGAAACGGAAAAAGAAGGAGGGAGAGACCTTTTAGATCGGAATTGCCATGGAATTAACGACCCCGGATTCGTACGTTAAATGGCAAAGATTATTATGATTACAAGAGAGAGCGTCTTcgacaataaaattcaaagtCCATAGCAGGATCTCTTAATTTTTACTGCGTAGCAGTAACAGATCGTGTATACGCGTGTTTggtgcgaaaaaaaaaagatttgtctaccattcaatatttatacaacGAATTCTACGATAGTGAATTATGTTCGCATAATGAACGCCGTCGACCGTTTGCAATCTTTGTCGCATTTCtgcttttacattttaattccgTACGCGTTACACTCAAAATCCATATATACACGCCCGAATTCGAGATTGCTAGTTGGCAAGATAAACAGGGTGTAGGTGTCGCGCAAACAACGTGTAAATTTATACGTGCAAACGAACGCCGCGATACGTCTCGCGCTACTATACGTCTGGTGCTGCAAATATATTGGCGGACGTTTGAACAATTAAACATTTGGCAGATTGTTGCGGTGTTTACAATACGCGTATCGATATAATCAAATTCGAGGTTGCGGAATAGCTTTTTGGTGATGCGACGCGACGTAAAATCTGGAACCGGGATAACAGGCGAGAGGCGGAGGTAAACGTACCGTCCAAGAAAGGGCCGTGGAACTCCAAGCCCTGCAAGAAATATCACGTTCCGCGCGTCGACGAAAATCCGCAGAAACGAGGGCAACGATATTCTAAGCTCCGCGCCCCGATGTCTCAATATATTGCATCCAGTTGCACCTCCGAAGAGAGACGCGCTACAATGCGCGCCGACGGTGCATGCCGCAGCGGCGCGACAGGAATAAATTTGAATCTACGATCTTGATAAACGCACGGAGCGCGGAATGAAAACTTGTTGCCCAGGACGGGGGAGGGGCGAGAAAAGAAACGTATTTTCTCGCAATCCTCCACGTTCGGTGCATCTGTGCCCACACGCGCGCGTAGAAGGGTTCAATGGCCAATAGCAATCAAATC
This genomic window from Monomorium pharaonis isolate MP-MQ-018 chromosome 8, ASM1337386v2, whole genome shotgun sequence contains:
- the LOC105836219 gene encoding protein turtle isoform X8; protein product: MGGGGGLQATDLRRRLEFQCTGGTCSQGLRSLRHDSYHATEENAACDDYEDRRIDHEAILASGQPTCTGCRRSYRRQESEAVEKKETLKRRMPESDEIGAVYRKLRLCLGLFEHASKNDEAEEDDEEKRHRLRWCRRGFRRIVEVATRALLLGIALLVTPGLCQQDAVHITAILGESVVFNCHVEFPGEHPVPYVLQWEKKVGDTGQETPIYIWYESYPTHSGEGYEGRVSRVGENSPYGQASLNLTNIRESDQGWYKCKVVFLNRSPNNHKNGTWFHLDVHAPPRFSVTPDDMIYVNLGDAIILNCQAEGTPTPEILWYKDANPVEPNGRDVGIFNDGTELRLSTIKTEDIGDYTCIARNGEGQISHTARVIIAGGAVIMVPPTNQTKLEGEKVQFSCEAKALPGNVTVRWFREGAPVTEVSALDTRVSIKMDGSLVINPVSADDSGQYLCEVTNGIGDPQTASAYLNVEYPAKVTFTPTVQYLPFRLAGVVQCYIKANPPLQYVTWTKDKRLLEPYQTKDIVIMNNGSLLFTRVNENHQGRYTCTPYNAQGTQGSSGPMEVLVRNPPVFTLEPEPVYTKKVGETVEMHCDAQEADGTQKPTIQWHRRDGGPIQRSRAKTVGGNLTIESLRRADFGFYQCVASNEVATISSSTQLIVEGTQPHAPYNVSGTATQFAVTLIWLPGYSGGPDYKQDYTIWYRESGTSEWKTIPVTPSGSTTVTINNLTPSTLYEFQVIGKNALGEGMLSKVITVRTLDILDYNNLVLPTDSTGNPVFPPIVRPKGPKPGTPRNLTVTEISNGFLITWQPPVEKAHLIQYYTIKYKTDGPWKTLNKGQIRPEETSYLVKNLVGGRTYYFQVFANSATNYGASDQVKFAVPARVKHKAITAGVVGGILFFLVAIILSICAVKICNKRKRRKQEKAYNMVACRLTDARNGAGQGPQGTVPLKKSTNLNACGESVSTLTRCSPLNPQLPPPPPQPLHQSPLPTQVTTPATATSEPVHEQAPPNRDRDHHALHLDNRDYESVFIIERRNSKPNLR
- the LOC105836219 gene encoding protein turtle isoform X7, producing the protein MGGGGGLQATDLRRRLEFQCTGGTCSQGLRSLRHDSYHATEENAACDDYEDRRIDHEAILASGQPTCTGCRRSYRRQESEAVEKKETLKRRMPESDEIGAVYRKLRLCLGLFEHASKNDEAEEDDEEKRHRLRWCRRGFRRIVEVATRALLLGIALLVTPGLCQQDAVHITAILGESVVFNCHVEFPGEHPVPYVLQWEKKVGDTGQETPIYIWYESYPTHSGEGYEGRVSRVGENSPYGQASLNLTNIRESDQGWYKCKVVFLNRSPNNHKNGTWFHLDVHAPPRFSVTPDDMIYVNLGDAIILNCQAEGTPTPEILWYKDANPVEPNGRDVGIFNDGTELRLSTIKTEDIGDYTCIARNGEGQISHTARVIIAGGAVIMVPPTNQTKLEGEKVQFSCEAKALPGNVTVRWFREGAPVTEVSALDTRVSIKMDGSLVINPVSADDSGQYLCEVTNGIGDPQTASAYLNVEYPAKVTFTPTVQYLPFRLAGVVQCYIKANPPLQYVTWTKDKRLLEPYQTKDIVIMNNGSLLFTRVNENHQGRYTCTPYNAQGTQGSSGPMEVLVRNPPVFTLEPEPVYTKKVGETVEMHCDAQEADGTQKPTIQWHRRDGGPIQRSRAKTVGGNLTIESLRRADFGFYQCVASNEVATISSSTQLIVEGTQPHAPYNVSGTATQFAVTLIWLPGYSGGPDYKQDYTIWYRESGTSEWKTIPVTPSGSTTVTINNLTPSTLYEFQVIGKNALGEGMLSKVITVRTLDILDYNNLVLPTDSTGNPVFPPIVRPKGPKPGTPRNLTVTEISNGFLITWQPPVEKAHLIQYYTIKYKTDGPWKTLNKGQIRPEETSYLVKNLVGGRTYYFQVFANSATNYGASDQVKFAVPARVKHKAITAGVVGGILFFLVAIILSICAVKICNKRKRRKQEKELLSAYNMVACRLTDARNGAGQGPQGTVPLKKSTNLNACGESVSTLTRCSPLNPQLPPPPPQPLHQSPLPTQVTTPATATSEPVHEQAPPNRDRDHHALHLDNRDYESVFIIERRNSKPNLR